The segment CCTCTTTTAAAGTGCCTACAAAATTACAGCCACTCTCCACCAATTTACGTTTTAGCTGAGGCTCCATAATATTAAACTCAATCCTCTTACCCAATATTAATTCAGTACTATTTGTAAAAACCTTTACAGGTTCCACTAATAACCTGATAATGGCACTCGGTGCATCAATACTCAGTAAAATATTTTTAAGCGAGTTATTTAAACTATCCGTTTTTATAATGCTTGCTATATCAACCGAAACCTTTATTTGCTGAATAGGGTCCTTATTAATTACACGAGCAATAGCCATCGTAGCATCGCCCAACTGATCAGTTTCAGTATTGCCACCATAACTTACATTACCCTTTTCAGCAATCAAAGTCAAAGGCATATATGGTACAACAGTATTATTGCTGCGTACTTTTACCGAAGCTTTAAAAGTATTCTTAATAGGCTTTCCCACTTTACCTTTTAATTCAATAATATCCGTTTTAACCTGAAGCTTGTATAATTGGTCTTGCAATTCATTAATAATTTCATTCACCAAAAAAACCTTTTTGTTATTGTAAACAGTGGCAATATCCTCGTTCAAATAACTTTGCAAAGCACCAAGCGCCTTTACACGCAAACGTACTATCTGCATAAAATTATCATTTACCGTAAGCCTGTCAGCACGCTCCAAATAATCCAACGACTGATTAATGGCAGCCTGCAGTTTTCTTCTTTTAGCCGCTTCATATTCCTCTTTCGATAAGCGATAGTAAATCCAGAAATCACTTTTGTTCTCCCAGCTGTCCACCACCTCAAAACCCTCCACCATAGCCTGTGCATTTACCTTCGTATCGTTGGCAAATATTTGGCTAAAATTACTGTTGTTCTGGTATTGCGATAAAATAGAATTGGTTGAAACCACTACCTTTATCTCCCCAATCAAATCATTCAAAGCATTCTTTTTAGCTATTTGTTGGTAATCCATTGGGTTCAACGATTTATTTACATAACCCACGCCAACATAATACAGGCTGTTCACAGGCCTTTGTTGTACCCAGTCAGGCTGTGCATTCCGGTCCTTTCTGTTAACTCCGTTTTTGGTAGTGCCGCAGGCACCAAACCCAATTAACAGTAAAGCTAAATAATATGTAAATAAGTGTTTCAAAGTATTTTGTTGTAATAAAAAGGCTGCATCAAAAGTATTAATTAAATAACCTTTTGAGGCAGCCCGTATCAAATTTTCAGATTAGAATTAGTTACCTCTTTCTTTGGCTAACTTATCCATTTCAGAGTTAAAAGTATCTTCAAATTTTTTCTTGTCGTAGTCTTGGTTCAATTTAGCATTGTTAGTAATACCTTTTTGCAAGCCGTTCAATACATCTTGTTTGTTAGCTTCAATAGCAACCCAATAAGTATAAGCACCGTTTTGCTCCTTAAAAGCTTTCTCGCCAATAATCTTAATATCGCTCAACTCTTGGTTAGTAACCTCGCGGGCTAACTCTTCAAACTTATTGTTAAACTCAACTTTGTTATCAATATTACGTTGTTGCGTATATTGGTCCGTAACCTTTTTAACAGTAGTATTAATTAAGCTGGCCATTTGCGATTTTGCATTTTGCAAAGCAATTTTCTTGGCAGTTTGTAAATCAGGGCTTGCACCACTTGAAGTAGAGCGGAAGTTTTCTTTATCGCTAAAAAACTCCTTACTGCTAAAAGGTAACGAAAGTTCAACAGCACCTGTGCTTTTCTCAATAGAAGTTACTCCTTTTTTTGATTTACATGAAGGTAAAATAAGGGCTAATGCCACAGCAGCAACGCCTATTGATTTAATCATTGTGGTTTTCATAATAATAATTTTATTGTTCGAAAATAATTGTTGTTTCGGTATTTACAAACCCTGTG is part of the Bacteroidota bacterium genome and harbors:
- a CDS encoding LPP20 family lipoprotein → MIRAASKGYLINTFDAAFLLQQNTLKHLFTYYLALLLIGFGACGTTKNGVNRKDRNAQPDWVQQRPVNSLYYVGVGYVNKSLNPMDYQQIAKKNALNDLIGEIKVVVSTNSILSQYQNNSNFSQIFANDTKVNAQAMVEGFEVVDSWENKSDFWIYYRLSKEEYEAAKRRKLQAAINQSLDYLERADRLTVNDNFMQIVRLRVKALGALQSYLNEDIATVYNNKKVFLVNEIINELQDQLYKLQVKTDIIELKGKVGKPIKNTFKASVKVRSNNTVVPYMPLTLIAEKGNVSYGGNTETDQLGDATMAIARVINKDPIQQIKVSVDIASIIKTDSLNNSLKNILLSIDAPSAIIRLLVEPVKVFTNSTELILGKRIEFNIMEPQLKRKLVESGCNFVGTLKEADYEVKINANTTDLGVMWGKMLQAEINMEISIVDVKNNAEIYKDAIKGVRGFQLTPENASKDAYNNMLNQFWQQDYPTFLDELLLKER